From a region of the Haloferax volcanii DS2 genome:
- a CDS encoding ribonuclease H family protein, whose amino-acid sequence MAVTGRPTLRDLFDESPTPHIAHPPRTHQRHFYVATDGSYRPNGGGLGAVIETRDGERVARIALPDVPPDNNVSEYRALHLGLDVLAHRAPPDARVGVLVDHDDLAANVNNAVLAGDHPDWQSPKRIVVPAGSEHHWRGIQARIAGFGELRAARIDSRENPAHPLANAPNEYEHVNRRADRCVLPDPPEFEADSGTDVSYLPPSRFEGRASD is encoded by the coding sequence ATGGCCGTGACCGGCCGTCCCACACTTCGGGACTTGTTCGACGAGTCGCCGACGCCTCACATCGCACACCCGCCGCGCACGCATCAACGGCACTTCTACGTCGCGACGGACGGGTCGTATCGCCCGAACGGCGGTGGACTCGGTGCGGTGATAGAGACCCGCGACGGCGAGCGAGTCGCCCGTATCGCACTCCCTGACGTGCCGCCGGACAACAACGTCTCGGAGTATCGCGCACTTCACCTCGGACTGGACGTACTCGCCCATCGCGCGCCCCCCGACGCTCGGGTCGGCGTCCTCGTCGACCACGACGACCTCGCCGCGAACGTCAACAACGCCGTCCTCGCCGGCGACCACCCCGACTGGCAGTCACCGAAGCGAATCGTCGTCCCCGCCGGCAGCGAACACCACTGGCGGGGGATTCAGGCCCGTATCGCCGGCTTCGGAGAGCTTCGCGCCGCGCGAATCGACAGCCGAGAGAACCCCGCGCACCCGCTGGCGAACGCGCCGAACGAGTACGAACACGTCAACCGGCGGGCAGACCGCTGCGTGCTTCCCGACCCCCCGGAGTTCGAAGCCGACTCCGGAACCGACGTGAGCTACCTCCCGCCCTCGCGGTTCGAAGGGCGCGCGAGCGACTGA